Proteins encoded within one genomic window of Haematobia irritans isolate KBUSLIRL chromosome 5, ASM5000362v1, whole genome shotgun sequence:
- the LOC142240673 gene encoding uncharacterized protein LOC142240673, which yields MIKITGTTYDDEEKIWSGPKTKNLYSTELTVGEAIVNQLLKTPRKVIQIVDSTGETLTAMEFLNHSLALADNILKSGIKCSDVVGLYARHSLHLATVMMASCLCGTPVSALFPGFDKDSVISIYANTRPKIIFCDEQNYVNALYASDQLNLNAQIVLLTGSLEGVTKIAEMLSPEDEILDLAQFPCSNLNSSDTAVLLSTSGTTGSPKISMCSHQTLLYSNIFATAHTDSVLLCFSTMYWASGLVNLFSALLNSSLRIVPDKSYSPEYFLYLVKRYGITHVFASSSQMAELVFQCNKNEIKEFLQTIDTILCGGTKIPIAVQEKCLDIISADMGKPGFCVAYGMTEIVGALTCNGGYPHDFKPHTEGKLFANKKVCIVNEKGTRMGPNETGELMVYNPYIWMGYYNNSEATEKVLNGQWLRTNDVGYFDDEGFLHLMGRKNDIFKCKSFQICPQHIEDILLRIPGVAEVCVFPIANMMEDNLIACAIVRTRYSDDKILTAEKVHDFLKENMDSFYAMKGGVYFVDVLPKTSTGKVQRNKLPAMIREATYASPS from the exons ATGATTAAGATAACCGGTACCACGTATGATGATGAAGAGAAAATCTGGTCTGgtcccaaaacaaaaaatttatacagcACTGAGTTGACCGTGGGCGAAGCTATTGTGAATCAGTTATTGAAAACTCCTAGAAAAGTGATACAAATTGTGGACTCCACAGGAGAGACTCTAACAGCTATGGAGTTTCTGAATCATTCTCTGGCATTGGctgataatattttgaaatcggGTATTAAATGTTCAGATGTTGTAGGCCTATATGCCCGGCATTCACTACATTTGGCCACTGTAATGATGGCTTCATGTCTTTGTGGGACGCCAGTAAGTGCTCTATTTCCAGGATTTGATAAAG ACAGTGTTATCAGTATTTATGCTAATACTCGGccaaagattattttttgtgatgaacaaaattatgtcaatgccCTCTATGCCAGTGATCAATTGAATTTAAATGCCCAGATTGTCTTGCTGACGGGATCTTTGGAAGGTGTTACGAAAATTGCAGAAATGCTTAGCCCAGAGGATGAGATCTTGGATCTGGCTCAGTTTCcttgttcaaatttaaatagttCGGATACAGCAGTTTTATTAAGTACATCCGGCACAACGGGAAGTCCAAAGATCTCAATGTGTTCACATCAAACTCTGCTTTACAGCAATATTTT TGCCACAGCTCATACAGATTCAGTTCTTCTCTGCTTTAGCACAATGTATTGGGCTTCCGGACTGGTGAATTTATTTTCCGCTCTATTGAATTCGTCTCTACGTATTGTTCCCGATAAATCCTATAGtccagaatattttctatatttggtTAAGCGTTATGGAATCACTCATGTCTTTGCCAGTTCTAGTCAAATGGCGGAATTGGTATTTCAGTGTAATAAAAACGAGATAAAAGAATTCTTGCAAACAATCGACACAATTCTGTGTGGGGGAACGAAAATCCCTATAGCagtacaagaaaaatgtttggaTATTATATCGGCGGATATGGGAAAACCTGGTTTCTGTGTGGCCTATGGCATGACGGAAATTGTGGGAGCTTTGACATGTAATGGAGGCTATCCGCATGATTTTAAACCCCATACCGAGGGAAAATTATTCGCCAACAAAAAGGTATGCATTGTAAATGAAAAAGGCACACGGATGGGACCAAATGAAACTGGAGAACTAATGGTTTATAATCCCTATATATGGATGGGTTATTATAACAATTCCGAGGCAACAGAAAAAGTTTTGAATGGCCAATGGTTGCGTACCAATGATGTGGGTTATTTCGACGATGAGGGATTCTTGCATTTAATGGGTCGCAAAAATGATATCTTCAAATGCAAAAGTTTTCAAATATGTCCCCAACACATCGAAGATATTTTGCTGAGAATTCCAGGCGTAGCTGAGGTTTGTGTTTTTCCAATTGCCAATATGATGGAGGATAATTTAATTGCATGTGCCATTGTTAGAACTCGGTATAGTGATGATAAAATTCTTACTGCTGAAAAAGTCCATGATTTTCTGAAAGAAAATATGGACAGTTTTTATGCTATGAAAGGTGGCGTTTATTTCGTTGATGTCTTGCCGAAAACGTCGACTGGAAAAGTACAAAGAAATAAACTTCCTGCAATGATTAGGGAGGCAACTTACGCCTCACCGTCATGA